One part of the Janthinobacterium sp. 17J80-10 genome encodes these proteins:
- a CDS encoding efflux transporter outer membrane subunit encodes MKLHPQKNHLPILLATLLCGCAAGPDYQRPAAPAASHYKQAFDLPAWKTATPDAPALAQEWWQLYGDDKLNELLAQVAAANQNIAQGAARYRQAAALADGAGASRWPSLDLNGSARRGTGTNGIAAGNNSNTYRLAADASWEADLWGRLRRQQEGSIATAQASAADLAATTLAVQSGFAQTYFQLRIADAQQRLLDDAVQAYRRSLELTQNRYKVGVSARSDVSQAQTQLQSTLAQAADNRAQRAQLEHALAVLLGKAPAEFTLTADTAASGSYHVQRTLPAIPPGIPSSLLERRPDVAAAERRVAAANAGIGVAQAAIFPDLTLSASSGFQSSRWSKWLTLPNRVWSVGPALAASLFDAGLRRSQGDAAIAAYDATVATYRQTVLTSLQEVEDQLANLKWLEQEAEYLDAALESARLAERDALNRYQAGTVDFLSVVTLQTTALGIERNALGVFGRRLNASIGLVKALGGGWTPPAAAPGTTSSDPAQPAAHAPTEPKAAEKK; translated from the coding sequence ATGAAACTGCATCCCCAAAAAAACCACCTGCCGATACTGCTTGCGACCCTGCTCTGCGGCTGCGCTGCGGGTCCCGACTACCAGCGTCCGGCGGCGCCAGCGGCATCCCACTACAAGCAGGCTTTCGACCTGCCGGCATGGAAGACGGCCACGCCCGATGCCCCGGCGCTGGCGCAAGAATGGTGGCAACTGTATGGCGACGACAAGCTGAATGAATTGCTGGCGCAAGTCGCGGCGGCAAACCAGAACATCGCCCAGGGCGCGGCGCGCTATCGCCAGGCGGCAGCGCTTGCCGATGGCGCCGGCGCAAGCCGCTGGCCGTCACTGGACCTGAATGGCTCGGCCCGGCGCGGCACCGGCACCAATGGCATCGCTGCAGGCAACAACTCGAATACCTATCGCCTTGCCGCCGACGCCAGCTGGGAAGCCGATCTCTGGGGGCGCTTGCGCCGGCAGCAGGAAGGCAGCATCGCTACGGCACAGGCCAGCGCTGCTGATCTGGCTGCCACGACCCTGGCGGTCCAATCCGGATTCGCTCAGACGTATTTCCAGTTGCGTATCGCCGATGCCCAGCAGCGATTGCTTGACGATGCCGTACAGGCATATCGGCGTTCACTGGAATTGACCCAGAATCGCTACAAGGTCGGCGTATCCGCCCGCAGCGATGTGTCCCAGGCGCAGACCCAGCTCCAGTCGACGCTGGCCCAGGCCGCCGACAACCGGGCGCAGCGCGCGCAGCTGGAACATGCGCTGGCAGTCTTGCTGGGCAAGGCGCCAGCAGAGTTCACCTTGACTGCCGACACCGCGGCGAGTGGCAGCTACCATGTCCAGCGCACTTTGCCGGCAATTCCCCCGGGGATTCCTTCCAGCCTGCTGGAGCGCCGGCCCGACGTGGCAGCGGCGGAGCGCCGCGTCGCTGCAGCCAATGCCGGCATTGGCGTTGCCCAGGCGGCGATCTTTCCTGACCTGACCCTGTCGGCCTCATCGGGATTCCAGTCCAGCCGGTGGAGCAAATGGCTGACGCTGCCCAACCGGGTATGGTCGGTCGGCCCCGCGCTTGCAGCTTCGCTGTTCGATGCCGGCTTGCGGCGATCGCAAGGCGATGCCGCCATCGCCGCCTACGACGCCACGGTTGCCACATACCGGCAAACCGTGCTGACAAGCCTGCAGGAAGTCGAAGACCAGCTGGCGAACCTGAAATGGCTCGAACAGGAAGCGGAGTACCTGGACGCGGCGCTGGAGTCGGCGCGCCTGGCCGAGCGTGATGCACTGAACCGCTACCAGGCAGGCACGGTGGACTTTCTCAGCGTCGTGACCTTGCAGACCACGGCGCTCGGCATCGAACGCAATGCGCTGGGCGTATTCGGGAGGCGCCTGAATGCCAGCATCGGCCTGGTCAAGGCGCTGGGCGGCGGCTGGACGCCGCCTGCTGCCGCGCCGGGAACAACGTCCTCAGACCCAGCCCAGCCGGCCGCGCACGCGCCAACCGAGCCAAAGGCCGCCGAAAAGAAATAA
- a CDS encoding YeeE/YedE family protein, with amino-acid sequence MAALALPPARRLAISAIVVAAAVLFSHHLGGIAEGGRELALSALFGLAFGAILQRSRFCFFCVSRDFLEQRDARGLLGIIAALAIGIVGYHLVFGAFLPVPAPGRLPPQAHIGPLSWVLAAGAFSFGIGMALSGSCISAHLYRLGEGSTASPFALLGALIGFSLGFASWNYLYLSGIQEAPVVWLPHHFGYAGSVALQLAGLAIIGLGLWRWHRQPDVAPLKASPWERRWPAHVGGLLVGFLGVLSYFRLGPLGVTAELGSIARTGASTTGWLPDRLEGLDTFSGCATVIKQTLWSDNGVFILSLVLGSLAAAIFAGDFKPRLPRLPEIVRALAGGVLMGWGAMVALGCTVGTLLSGIMAGAASGWVFGLFLFGGLWLGWRVRGRLGWV; translated from the coding sequence TTGGCTGCACTGGCATTGCCGCCCGCGCGGCGGCTCGCAATATCCGCGATCGTTGTAGCAGCGGCAGTGCTGTTCTCGCACCACCTCGGCGGCATCGCCGAGGGCGGTCGCGAGCTGGCGCTGTCCGCCCTGTTTGGCCTGGCGTTCGGCGCAATCCTGCAGCGCTCGCGCTTTTGCTTCTTTTGTGTCAGCCGGGATTTTCTGGAACAGCGCGATGCGCGCGGCTTGCTGGGCATCATCGCCGCGCTGGCAATCGGGATTGTCGGCTACCACCTCGTATTCGGCGCTTTCCTGCCAGTGCCGGCGCCTGGCCGCCTGCCGCCGCAGGCCCACATCGGGCCGCTCAGCTGGGTGCTGGCAGCAGGCGCATTTTCATTCGGTATCGGCATGGCGCTTTCCGGATCCTGCATCAGCGCCCACCTGTACCGCCTCGGCGAGGGATCGACGGCCTCGCCATTCGCCTTGCTGGGCGCGTTGATCGGTTTTTCGCTTGGATTTGCAAGCTGGAATTACCTCTACCTTTCGGGCATCCAGGAGGCGCCAGTGGTGTGGCTGCCGCATCACTTCGGCTATGCCGGCTCGGTGGCGCTGCAACTGGCAGGGCTTGCCATCATCGGCCTGGGGCTTTGGCGCTGGCATCGCCAGCCAGATGTCGCACCGTTGAAGGCAAGCCCGTGGGAACGCCGCTGGCCAGCCCATGTCGGCGGCTTGCTGGTCGGCTTCCTCGGGGTATTGTCGTATTTTCGCCTTGGCCCCCTGGGCGTGACTGCCGAACTGGGCAGTATCGCCCGTACCGGCGCCAGCACGACTGGTTGGCTGCCCGACCGGCTGGAAGGGCTGGATACCTTTTCCGGTTGCGCCACCGTGATCAAGCAAACCCTGTGGTCGGACAACGGCGTGTTTATCCTGAGCCTGGTGCTGGGTTCCCTGGCTGCGGCGATTTTTGCCGGCGACTTCAAGCCACGTCTGCCACGCCTGCCGGAAATCGTCCGCGCCCTGGCGGGTGGCGTGCTGATGGGGTGGGGCGCCATGGTCGCGCTGGGCTGCACCGTCGGCACCCTGCTGTCGGGGATCATGGCGGGCGCCGCATCCGGCTGGGTGTTTGGCTTATTTCTTTTCGGCGGCCTTTGGCTCGGTTGGCGCGTGCGCGGCCGGCTGGGCTGGGTCTGA
- a CDS encoding multidrug efflux RND transporter permease subunit, whose protein sequence is MNWSQVFIHRPVATILLTLAIALPGVMAFKHLPVASLPQVDFPTISVSASMPGASPETMAATVATPLERALGRIAGITEMTSTSNQGTTRLSLQFDLDRNIDGAARDVQSAINAARSTLPAGLSGNPTYRKVNSAGPPILAISLTSDTHTQEQLYDIAFTVLGQKISQVQGVGQVNVNGSALRSVRVEVNPTVLNQYGIGLDRVRAALAAANVNAPKGFIEDGVQRWQIGLNDQARQARDYRGLIVSWVNGAPVRLADVATVRDSVQELRNAGTSRGKPAVMLAVMNQPGANVVATVDAVRALLPRLRDITPAGVEVEVVIDRSTTIRKSLAEVEETLFISIGLVIMVTFLFLRNGRATIIPAIAIPVSLLGTLAIIYLLGFSLNNLSLMALIISTGFVVDDAIVVVENIIRHIEEGMKPFDAAIKGAREVGFTVLAMSVSLIAVFIPLLLMGGMIGRLFREFAITMSIAVLISLVISLTTTPMLSAILLRPAKAGASRLGLWLERLIEIPLRAYRVSLDWSLRHGALILLLLAATIALNVYLYTIVPKGFFPQQDTGRLNGNFQADQSISFPAMRQKVNQIMKIVAEDPDIDTYYEYTGGFGAGQTNTGAMFARLKPLSERNATAQEIVARLRPKLAKIAGATLFVNAQQELNIGARPGSAQFQFTVLADDLQQLKSIAPRLRGALSRLPELTDVNSDYQDKGLQTTLVVDRAAAATFGISARQIDATLNNAFGQRLVSTIYEPLNQYYVVLTLQPEYAQGPAALEHIYLMTEKGGKVPLAAISRWEQTTAPLVVNHQGQFAAATISFNLAQGVALDQAADAIEKAFAELNPPDSVRGRFAGTAQVFQESLASQPWLILAALLAVYIVLGILYESTIHPLTILSTLPSAGVGALLALIVCGSEFSIIAFIGVILLVGIVKKNAIMMIDTALQLERDRNLSPEQSIREACLLRFRPILMTTLAALLGALPLALGAGDGAELRRPLGLSIVGGLLLSQILTLYTTPMVYLKLDRLRHATLQSWRRLHAAPAAEPI, encoded by the coding sequence ATGAACTGGTCGCAAGTCTTTATCCATCGGCCGGTTGCCACCATCCTGCTGACGCTGGCAATCGCATTGCCGGGCGTGATGGCTTTCAAGCACTTGCCGGTCGCCTCGCTGCCGCAAGTGGATTTTCCCACGATCAGCGTCAGTGCCAGCATGCCGGGCGCCAGCCCGGAAACCATGGCGGCGACCGTCGCCACGCCGCTCGAGCGGGCGTTGGGACGTATCGCCGGCATCACCGAAATGACGTCGACCAGCAACCAGGGCACGACCCGCCTGAGCCTGCAATTCGACCTCGACCGCAACATCGACGGCGCCGCGCGCGACGTGCAATCCGCCATCAATGCTGCCCGTTCGACGTTGCCCGCAGGCCTGTCCGGCAACCCGACCTACCGCAAGGTCAATTCCGCCGGCCCGCCCATCCTGGCGATTTCCCTGACCTCGGACACGCATACGCAGGAACAGCTCTACGACATCGCTTTCACCGTGCTCGGCCAGAAGATTTCGCAGGTACAGGGCGTCGGCCAGGTGAATGTCAACGGCAGCGCGCTGCGCTCAGTGCGCGTGGAAGTCAACCCGACCGTGCTGAACCAGTATGGCATCGGGCTGGACAGGGTGCGCGCCGCGCTGGCAGCGGCCAATGTCAATGCGCCCAAAGGCTTCATCGAGGATGGCGTGCAGCGCTGGCAAATCGGCCTCAACGACCAGGCCAGGCAGGCACGCGACTATCGCGGCCTGATCGTCAGCTGGGTCAATGGCGCGCCGGTGCGGCTGGCCGATGTCGCAACGGTGCGCGACTCCGTGCAGGAACTGCGCAATGCCGGCACTTCGCGCGGCAAGCCCGCGGTCATGCTGGCCGTAATGAACCAGCCCGGCGCCAACGTGGTTGCCACCGTCGATGCGGTCAGGGCGCTGTTGCCGCGCCTGCGGGATATCACGCCGGCCGGGGTCGAGGTCGAGGTGGTGATCGACCGCAGCACCACCATCCGCAAGTCGCTGGCCGAAGTCGAGGAAACGCTGTTCATTTCCATCGGGCTGGTGATCATGGTCACCTTCCTGTTCCTGCGCAACGGCCGTGCCACCATCATTCCCGCCATCGCGATCCCGGTGTCGCTGCTGGGCACGCTGGCGATCATTTATCTGCTCGGCTTCAGCCTCAACAATCTCTCGCTCATGGCCTTGATCATTTCCACCGGTTTCGTGGTGGACGACGCCATCGTGGTCGTTGAAAACATCATCCGGCACATCGAGGAAGGCATGAAGCCGTTCGACGCCGCCATCAAGGGCGCGCGCGAAGTCGGCTTTACCGTGCTGGCGATGAGCGTGTCGCTGATCGCGGTATTCATTCCGTTGTTGCTGATGGGCGGCATGATCGGCCGCCTGTTCCGCGAATTCGCCATCACGATGTCGATCGCCGTGCTGATTTCGCTGGTCATCTCGCTCACCACCACGCCGATGCTGAGCGCCATCCTGCTGCGTCCCGCCAAGGCCGGCGCCAGCCGCCTAGGCCTGTGGCTCGAGCGCCTGATCGAGATACCCTTGCGGGCCTATCGCGTCAGCCTGGACTGGTCGCTGCGCCATGGCGCATTGATCCTGCTGTTGCTGGCAGCGACCATTGCACTGAATGTCTACCTTTACACGATCGTGCCGAAAGGCTTTTTCCCGCAACAGGATACCGGGCGGCTGAACGGCAATTTCCAGGCCGACCAAAGCATCTCGTTCCCGGCGATGCGACAAAAAGTCAACCAGATCATGAAGATCGTCGCCGAAGATCCGGATATCGACACTTACTACGAGTACACCGGCGGCTTCGGCGCCGGCCAGACGAATACCGGCGCCATGTTTGCCCGTCTGAAGCCATTATCAGAAAGGAATGCGACCGCGCAGGAAATCGTTGCGCGGCTGCGCCCCAAACTGGCAAAGATTGCCGGAGCCACCCTGTTTGTCAATGCCCAGCAAGAGTTGAACATCGGCGCCCGCCCGGGCAGCGCGCAATTCCAGTTTACCGTCCTGGCCGACGACCTGCAGCAACTGAAAAGCATCGCGCCCCGGCTGCGCGGTGCACTGTCACGCCTGCCCGAGCTTACCGACGTCAACAGCGATTACCAGGACAAGGGATTGCAAACGACGCTGGTGGTGGACCGCGCCGCCGCTGCCACGTTCGGCATCAGTGCACGGCAGATCGACGCCACGCTCAACAATGCCTTTGGCCAGCGCCTGGTATCCACCATTTACGAGCCGCTCAACCAGTACTATGTCGTACTGACGCTGCAGCCGGAATATGCCCAGGGCCCCGCCGCGCTGGAGCATATCTACCTGATGACGGAAAAAGGCGGCAAGGTGCCGCTGGCGGCGATCAGCCGGTGGGAACAGACCACGGCGCCGCTGGTGGTCAACCACCAGGGCCAGTTTGCCGCCGCCACCATTTCCTTCAACCTGGCACAAGGCGTGGCGCTTGACCAGGCCGCCGATGCCATTGAAAAAGCCTTTGCCGAGCTCAACCCACCCGATTCCGTCAGGGGACGCTTTGCCGGCACCGCGCAAGTATTCCAGGAGTCGCTTGCCAGCCAGCCCTGGCTGATTCTTGCCGCATTGCTTGCGGTTTATATCGTGCTCGGCATCCTTTACGAAAGCACGATTCATCCGCTGACCATCCTGTCGACCTTGCCGTCTGCCGGTGTGGGCGCCCTGCTTGCGCTGATTGTCTGCGGCAGCGAATTTTCGATCATCGCCTTTATCGGCGTGATCCTGCTGGTCGGCATAGTCAAGAAAAACGCCATCATGATGATCGATACCGCGCTGCAGCTCGAACGCGACCGCAACCTGAGCCCGGAACAGTCGATCCGAGAAGCCTGCCTGCTGCGCTTCCGCCCTATCCTCATGACCACGCTTGCAGCACTGCTGGGCGCCCTGCCGCTGGCCCTGGGCGCCGGCGACGGCGCCGAGCTGCGGCGACCGCTCGGGCTGTCGATCGTCGGCGGCCTGCTGCTGTCGCAGATACTCACGCTGTACACCACGCCGATGGTTTACCTGAAACTGGACCGGCTGCGACACGCAACCCTGCAAAGCTGGCGCCGCCTGCATGCCGCACCGGCAGCCGAGCCGATTTGA
- a CDS encoding multidrug efflux RND transporter permease subunit, producing the protein MNPSRLFILRPVATSLLMLALLLSGLLAYRLLPQSALPQVDYPTIQVSTLYPGASPEVMATGVTSPLERQFGAIAGLNQMSSTSSSGGSLITLQFKLDVSLDIAVQSVQAAINAASNFLPPDLPTPPIYSKVNPADAPVMTLAVTPGSLPLTKLQDIVDTRMAQKISQVTGVGLVTLSGGQRPAVRIQVNPTALAAYGLGFDQLRAAISAANSNQAKGNFDGPQQASALEANSQLKSAYEYRQIVIAMRNGNPVRLADVAEVREAAEDAYLAAWADQDQAILINIQRQPGANVIEVVNRIRALLPELQSGLPASVEVKVLTDRTDSVRHAVRDVQFELALAVALVVMVIFLFLRSVPATLIPALAVPLSLVGTFGVMYLAGFSLNNLTLMALTIATGFVVDDAIVMIENIARHIEQGKTPRAAALEGSREIGFTIISLTFSLIAVLIPLLFMGDVVGRLFREFAITLAVSILISAVVSLTLTPMLCARMLKPHAGKAESATPLSGQLIFDRIQARYGDALEWVLERQTATLAVAALTLLLTILLAWWIPKGFFPTQDTGTIQVITEAPQSISFRAMAERQQAVAQVLLKDPAVASLSSIVGIDGVNNTLNSGRLLINLKPHAQRAERAPEIIARLQDAVRSVPGIEVYFQAVQDLTVEDRVSRNQYQYLVESTDAAALTEWVPLLQERLRTLPQISDIVSDQKNGGLKAYIEVDRDTASRLGVSIAAIDDALYSAFGQRQVSTIFTQTSQYRVVLEALPDFQSGLEKLRAIHISSANGRQVPLSSLARVREEPAINLISREKQFPAVTMSFNLAPGYSLGDATAAIDAEKRALNLPASVQTRYQGAAMAFGAALANEGFLVIAAILTMYIVLGVLYESFVHPLTILSTLPSAGVGALLALQVTGKDLSVIAIIGIVLLIGIVQKNAIMIIDFALAAERTERLTPRAAVYQACLLRLRPILMTTLAAVLSAVPLVLGSGPGSELRSPLGIAMIGGLLLSQVLTLFTTPVIYLAFDRLGSRVKSWRGRDAGLAAHDDAGSATATGPQA; encoded by the coding sequence ATGAATCCTTCCCGCCTGTTTATCCTCCGCCCGGTTGCGACTTCGCTGCTGATGCTGGCATTGCTGCTGTCGGGCTTGCTGGCTTACCGCCTGCTGCCGCAATCGGCATTGCCCCAGGTCGATTATCCGACCATCCAAGTCAGCACCCTGTACCCGGGCGCCAGCCCCGAAGTGATGGCGACGGGGGTCACCTCGCCGCTGGAAAGGCAGTTCGGCGCCATCGCCGGGCTCAACCAGATGTCGTCCACCAGCAGCAGCGGCGGCTCGCTGATCACCCTGCAATTCAAGCTCGATGTCAGCCTCGACATCGCAGTGCAGTCGGTGCAGGCCGCGATCAATGCTGCAAGCAATTTCTTGCCACCGGACTTGCCCACGCCACCGATCTATAGCAAGGTCAATCCCGCGGATGCGCCGGTGATGACGCTGGCAGTCACCCCGGGCAGCCTGCCGCTGACGAAGTTGCAGGATATCGTCGACACCCGCATGGCGCAAAAGATTTCCCAGGTAACCGGCGTCGGCCTGGTCACCCTGAGCGGCGGCCAACGGCCAGCCGTGCGCATCCAGGTGAATCCAACTGCGCTGGCAGCCTATGGACTGGGCTTTGACCAATTGCGTGCTGCGATCAGCGCCGCCAATTCGAACCAGGCCAAGGGAAATTTCGACGGACCACAACAGGCGTCGGCGCTGGAAGCCAACAGCCAACTCAAGAGCGCGTATGAATACCGCCAGATCGTGATCGCTATGCGCAATGGCAACCCGGTGCGCCTCGCCGACGTCGCAGAGGTACGCGAGGCGGCCGAAGATGCTTACCTGGCCGCATGGGCAGACCAGGACCAGGCGATCCTGATCAACATCCAGCGGCAACCGGGCGCGAATGTCATCGAGGTGGTCAACCGGATCCGTGCCCTGCTGCCGGAATTGCAGTCGGGCCTGCCGGCATCGGTGGAAGTAAAAGTATTAACGGACCGCACCGACTCGGTACGCCACGCCGTGCGCGACGTGCAGTTCGAACTGGCGCTGGCCGTGGCGCTGGTGGTGATGGTGATTTTCCTGTTCCTGCGCAGCGTCCCGGCCACCCTGATCCCGGCCCTGGCGGTGCCACTGTCGCTGGTCGGCACCTTCGGCGTAATGTACCTGGCCGGATTCAGCCTGAACAACCTGACCCTGATGGCGCTCACGATCGCCACCGGCTTTGTGGTGGACGACGCCATCGTGATGATCGAAAACATTGCGCGCCACATTGAGCAGGGCAAGACGCCGCGCGCCGCCGCGCTTGAAGGCTCCAGGGAAATCGGCTTCACCATCATTTCGCTGACATTTTCCCTGATCGCGGTGCTGATTCCCCTGCTGTTCATGGGCGACGTGGTGGGCCGGCTGTTCCGCGAATTCGCCATTACGCTGGCGGTTTCCATACTGATATCGGCCGTCGTTTCGTTGACGCTGACGCCCATGCTGTGCGCCCGCATGCTCAAGCCGCATGCCGGCAAAGCCGAAAGCGCTACGCCTCTTAGCGGCCAGCTGATTTTCGACCGCATCCAGGCTCGCTACGGTGACGCGCTCGAATGGGTGTTGGAGCGCCAGACGGCAACACTGGCGGTGGCGGCATTGACGCTGCTGCTGACGATACTGCTGGCGTGGTGGATTCCCAAGGGCTTTTTCCCGACCCAGGATACCGGCACGATCCAGGTGATTACCGAGGCGCCCCAATCCATTTCCTTCAGGGCCATGGCAGAACGCCAGCAAGCCGTAGCCCAGGTCCTTCTGAAGGACCCCGCAGTGGCCAGCCTGTCGTCGATCGTCGGCATCGACGGCGTCAACAATACCTTGAATAGCGGGCGCCTCCTGATCAACCTGAAGCCGCATGCGCAGCGCGCCGAGCGCGCGCCGGAGATCATCGCGCGCCTGCAGGACGCCGTGCGCAGCGTGCCAGGCATCGAGGTGTACTTTCAGGCAGTGCAGGACCTCACAGTAGAAGACCGCGTCAGTCGTAACCAGTACCAGTACCTGGTAGAAAGCACCGATGCGGCGGCACTCACCGAATGGGTGCCGCTTCTGCAGGAACGCCTGCGGACCTTGCCGCAGATTAGCGACATTGTGAGCGACCAGAAAAATGGCGGGCTGAAAGCCTATATCGAGGTCGACCGGGATACCGCCAGCCGGCTCGGCGTGTCGATCGCGGCAATCGACGATGCGCTGTATAGCGCGTTCGGCCAGCGCCAGGTCTCCACCATTTTCACCCAGACCAGCCAGTATCGCGTGGTGCTGGAAGCGCTGCCGGATTTCCAGAGCGGCCTTGAGAAACTGCGGGCCATCCACATCTCGTCCGCCAATGGCCGCCAGGTTCCCCTGAGCAGCTTGGCGCGGGTGCGGGAAGAGCCGGCAATCAACCTGATCAGCAGGGAAAAACAGTTCCCCGCCGTCACGATGTCGTTCAACCTGGCGCCGGGATATTCTCTGGGCGATGCCACCGCCGCCATCGACGCCGAGAAACGGGCGCTGAACCTGCCAGCCAGCGTGCAGACCCGCTACCAGGGCGCCGCCATGGCCTTCGGCGCGGCGCTTGCCAATGAAGGCTTCCTGGTCATCGCCGCGATCCTGACCATGTACATCGTGCTGGGGGTGCTCTATGAAAGCTTTGTCCATCCGCTGACCATCCTGTCGACCCTACCCTCGGCTGGCGTGGGGGCATTGCTTGCCCTGCAGGTCACGGGCAAGGATCTGAGCGTCATTGCCATCATCGGCATCGTGCTGCTGATCGGCATCGTGCAAAAAAATGCGATCATGATCATCGACTTCGCCCTGGCAGCGGAACGCACTGAACGCCTGACGCCCCGCGCAGCCGTCTACCAGGCTTGCCTGCTGCGCCTGCGCCCGATCCTGATGACGACGCTGGCGGCGGTGCTGTCGGCGGTCCCGCTGGTGCTCGGGTCCGGCCCGGGTTCCGAATTGCGTTCCCCGCTCGGCATTGCCATGATCGGCGGCCTGCTGCTCAGCCAGGTTTTGACCCTGTTCACCACGCCGGTAATCTATCTCGCCTTCGACCGCCTGGGCAGCCGCGTGAAGTCCTGGCGCGGCCGCGATGCCGGGCTCGCCGCGCATGACGATGCCGGCAGCGCCACCGCCACCGGGCCGCAGGCATGA
- a CDS encoding sulfurtransferase, which translates to MKSLLLVGSLLLGTAHAAPGDFLVSTDWLEKNINDPKLRLIEVSVNPGQFERGHIQGAVNFTWHTDLVDPVKRDIVSQPNFEKLLREAGVNNDSTVVLYGDTNNWFAAWGAWVFDTYGIKNVKLLDGGRKKWEAENRPLIAVAKVPAPGNVKVQAANKALRARLADVVAVAEKKSNVALVDIRSADEYSGKVFAPAGVQELAIRAGHVPGAVNVPWGQAVAADGTFKPVEELKKIYAAAGIDGSKPVITYCRIGERSSHTWFALKKLLGYDVRNYDGSWTEYGNAVGVPINNPTGTVWGGK; encoded by the coding sequence ATGAAGTCACTGCTGCTCGTCGGCAGCCTGTTGCTGGGTACTGCGCATGCTGCCCCCGGCGATTTTCTCGTCAGTACCGACTGGCTGGAAAAGAACATCAACGATCCGAAACTGCGTCTGATCGAAGTGAGCGTCAATCCCGGTCAGTTCGAACGTGGCCATATTCAGGGCGCGGTCAATTTCACCTGGCATACGGACCTGGTCGATCCGGTCAAACGCGATATCGTCAGCCAGCCGAATTTTGAAAAGCTGCTGCGCGAGGCCGGCGTCAACAATGACAGCACGGTCGTCCTGTACGGCGATACCAACAACTGGTTTGCCGCCTGGGGTGCCTGGGTCTTCGATACCTACGGCATCAAGAACGTGAAACTGCTCGATGGCGGCCGCAAGAAATGGGAAGCCGAAAACCGTCCGCTGATCGCCGTGGCCAAGGTGCCGGCGCCAGGTAATGTCAAGGTTCAGGCAGCCAACAAGGCCCTGCGTGCGCGCCTGGCCGATGTCGTCGCCGTGGCAGAGAAGAAGAGCAATGTCGCGCTGGTCGATATCCGTTCGGCCGACGAGTACAGCGGCAAGGTGTTTGCACCGGCCGGCGTGCAGGAACTGGCGATTCGTGCCGGCCATGTGCCAGGCGCCGTCAACGTACCCTGGGGCCAGGCGGTTGCAGCCGATGGCACCTTCAAGCCGGTCGAAGAGCTGAAGAAAATCTACGCTGCGGCCGGCATCGACGGCAGCAAGCCGGTGATTACCTATTGCCGCATCGGCGAGCGCTCCAGCCATACCTGGTTCGCCCTGAAAAAGCTGCTGGGATATGACGTGCGCAATTACGATGGCTCCTGGACCGAATACGGCAATGCAGTCGGTGTGCCCATCAACAACCCGACCGGCACCGTCTGGGGCGGCAAGTAA